From Alkalinema sp. FACHB-956, one genomic window encodes:
- a CDS encoding amylo-alpha-1,6-glucosidase, whose protein sequence is MSDLVELNGKTFIPADRLPIPEWACAVTDRMQPTLTLKDDDLFLISDTLGNISGCNVDEAVTSLGLFCRDTRFLSRLELQIDGRSPILLSSNAQKGFALFVLCTNPRLESSVAFPDAPAAQAENQTIPAETLGIQREMVLNGGLFEEITLTNYSTQTIQFELSLSFDADFVDLFEVRGFDRQCRGQLLREVEIPVTQSPSKVLAAVSSSDHSVDSFREPAAESDPSAQSALQSALQSAPQSAPQSASYILSQGPSELTMAYQGLDGSVMEAQIEFLHRLPDSLKGYTALWTVRLASHETLKLGYRLKMLIDHQPASNVHTPMTLMQAKAAELLEEQEWRSAITQIRTDNKAINQIIERAEQDVYLLRQTFDARKVLSAGVPWFSTLFGRDSIIAASQTLILDPTIARDTLNILAHYQGKIDDDWRDEESGKILHELRFGEMARCQEIPHTPYYGTIDATPLWLMLYAEYYAWTHDCETLEQLWDNALAAMDWIDRNCRETGYLAYNRRSKRGLQNQGWKDSGDCIVDRQGQMAKGSIALCEVQAYVYAAKVRLSEIARIKKRIDLADRWQEEARDLQERFNRDFWMADLDYCALALDGEGNPVDSITSNPGHCLNLGILTPDKARSVAERLQAPDMFNGWGIRTLSSQSPAYNPMGYHVGSVWPHDNSLITLGLRSIGLIDQALEVAQGILDMTLHQPYQRPPELFCGYERIGDSAPVQYPVACSPQAWATGTVFQLLHMMINLVPDAPGNHVRIIDPALPSAIQSLSLKNLRVGSTLLDLEFVREGAAQADLPSNATACRVTRKRGNLRVVIEA, encoded by the coding sequence ATGTCAGATCTTGTTGAACTTAACGGAAAGACATTCATTCCTGCCGATCGCTTACCCATTCCAGAATGGGCCTGTGCGGTGACCGATCGCATGCAACCGACCCTCACCCTTAAGGATGATGATCTATTTCTGATCAGCGATACGCTGGGAAATATCTCCGGTTGCAATGTCGATGAAGCGGTTACGAGTTTAGGGTTATTTTGCCGAGATACCCGGTTTCTGAGTCGGTTAGAACTCCAAATCGATGGTCGATCGCCGATTCTGCTGAGTAGTAATGCCCAGAAGGGGTTTGCTCTCTTTGTCCTTTGCACCAATCCGCGACTGGAAAGTAGTGTCGCTTTTCCCGACGCCCCTGCTGCCCAAGCAGAAAATCAGACGATTCCGGCTGAAACCCTAGGTATTCAGCGGGAAATGGTCTTAAATGGCGGATTATTCGAAGAAATCACCCTGACTAACTACAGTACCCAGACGATTCAATTTGAACTCAGCCTCAGCTTTGATGCTGATTTTGTGGATCTCTTTGAAGTGCGGGGCTTCGATCGCCAGTGCCGAGGACAACTCCTCCGTGAAGTCGAAATCCCTGTAACCCAGTCTCCCTCCAAAGTTCTTGCGGCGGTCTCATCCTCAGACCATTCCGTAGACTCTTTCCGGGAACCTGCTGCGGAGTCTGATCCCAGCGCCCAGTCTGCGCTTCAGTCTGCGCTTCAGTCTGCGCCTCAGTCTGCGCCTCAGTCTGCATCTTATATCTTGAGCCAAGGTCCCTCAGAATTGACGATGGCTTACCAAGGACTGGATGGGTCAGTCATGGAAGCCCAAATTGAATTTCTGCATCGTTTGCCAGATTCCCTAAAGGGCTATACTGCGCTTTGGACAGTCCGACTAGCATCCCATGAAACATTAAAGTTGGGCTATCGGCTGAAAATGCTGATTGACCATCAACCGGCTTCGAATGTTCATACGCCCATGACATTAATGCAAGCCAAAGCAGCGGAATTGTTGGAGGAACAGGAATGGCGATCGGCGATTACTCAAATTCGTACCGACAACAAAGCAATCAACCAAATTATTGAACGGGCGGAACAGGATGTTTATCTGTTGCGGCAAACGTTTGATGCCCGTAAGGTTCTCTCTGCGGGGGTGCCTTGGTTTTCCACCTTGTTTGGTCGCGATTCCATCATCGCTGCATCGCAAACTTTGATTTTAGATCCAACGATCGCTCGGGATACGCTGAATATTTTGGCGCATTACCAGGGCAAGATTGATGATGATTGGCGCGATGAAGAATCTGGAAAAATTCTCCATGAATTGCGGTTTGGAGAAATGGCTCGTTGTCAGGAAATTCCCCATACGCCTTACTATGGAACGATCGATGCAACGCCCTTGTGGTTGATGCTCTATGCAGAATACTACGCTTGGACACATGATTGTGAAACGCTAGAACAGCTGTGGGATAATGCCCTTGCGGCCATGGATTGGATCGATCGTAATTGCCGCGAAACAGGCTATTTGGCCTACAATCGTCGGTCTAAACGGGGATTGCAAAATCAGGGATGGAAAGATTCTGGGGATTGTATTGTCGATCGCCAAGGTCAAATGGCAAAAGGCTCGATCGCCCTCTGCGAAGTGCAAGCCTATGTCTATGCTGCGAAGGTTCGGTTGAGTGAAATTGCACGGATTAAAAAGCGGATTGACCTGGCCGATCGTTGGCAAGAGGAAGCGCGCGATCTGCAAGAACGCTTTAATCGTGATTTCTGGATGGCGGATCTCGATTACTGTGCCCTGGCCCTCGATGGTGAGGGGAATCCCGTTGATAGCATTACCTCTAATCCTGGCCATTGTTTGAATCTTGGGATCTTGACTCCAGATAAGGCCCGTAGCGTTGCGGAACGTTTGCAAGCGCCGGATATGTTCAACGGTTGGGGCATTCGCACCCTCAGTAGTCAATCCCCCGCCTACAATCCCATGGGCTATCACGTCGGTTCTGTCTGGCCCCATGATAATAGTTTGATCACCCTAGGGCTGAGATCGATCGGCTTAATCGATCAAGCTTTAGAAGTCGCCCAGGGCATCCTGGATATGACCCTGCATCAGCCCTACCAGCGTCCGCCGGAATTATTCTGTGGCTATGAACGCATCGGCGACAGCGCCCCCGTGCAATATCCAGTGGCTTGCTCACCCCAAGCTTGGGCAACGGGAACCGTTTTCCAGTTACTGCATATGATGATTAATCTGGTACCCGATGCACCGGGGAATCATGTCCGGATTATTGATCCTGCATTACCCAGCGCCATTCAATCTCTCTCCCTGAAAAACTTACGGGTGGGTTCGACGCTCTTAGATTTGGAATTTGTGCGCGAAGGTGCTGCACAAGCCGATCTTCCCAGCAATGCCACCGCCTGCCGAGTTACCCGCAAACGGGGAAATTTGCGAGTTGTCATTGAGGCCTAA
- a CDS encoding phosphoribosyltransferase — translation MSTLFHDRQEAGQLLAKKLKGYTHRENVVVVGLPRGGVPVAYEIAKVLQVPLDVCIVRKLGIPGHKELAMGAIASNGVRWLNYPLISDWQISSQAIEEVAAKELRELQRRDRVYRGDRDPWNVQNDCVIVVDDGLATGASMRAAIHVIEQQHPAEIIVAIPVAPRETVQQFAQEVTQVICLETPTPFHAIGLWYKNFAQTTDEEVCHLLHNSDLPPWPTAHSAMKSNPKD, via the coding sequence ATGTCCACCCTATTTCACGATCGTCAAGAGGCCGGACAGTTATTGGCCAAAAAGCTCAAAGGATACACTCACCGTGAGAATGTGGTGGTGGTGGGCTTGCCTCGGGGGGGCGTCCCTGTGGCCTACGAAATCGCTAAAGTTCTACAAGTCCCCCTCGATGTTTGTATTGTCCGGAAGTTAGGGATACCCGGTCACAAAGAGTTGGCCATGGGCGCGATCGCCTCCAATGGAGTGCGTTGGCTCAATTATCCGTTAATCAGTGATTGGCAAATTTCCAGTCAGGCGATCGAGGAAGTCGCAGCCAAGGAATTGCGAGAACTCCAGCGGCGAGATCGGGTTTACCGGGGCGATCGAGACCCCTGGAATGTCCAGAACGACTGTGTCATTGTTGTAGATGATGGACTTGCAACGGGAGCATCCATGCGGGCGGCCATCCATGTGATTGAACAGCAGCATCCAGCGGAAATCATTGTGGCGATACCTGTCGCCCCCCGCGAGACCGTGCAGCAATTCGCCCAAGAGGTCACACAAGTGATTTGTCTGGAAACCCCGACCCCCTTTCATGCGATCGGGCTATGGTACAAAAACTTTGCCCAGACCACGGATGAAGAAGTGTGTCACTTGCTGCACAATTCCGATCTTCCCCCTTGGCCCACGGCCCATTCAGCCATGAAATCTAACCCAAAAGATTGA
- a CDS encoding tryptophan-rich sensory protein, translated as MSLPSVSYLSKRPLAIATLIATFGAIGANFWFNRFPPQGKTIAELANTTYADVLFIPASYAFAIWGLIYCGLIAFSFYQLKLSQLKLSQRYEFVFQARPWLILACILQSLWVYTFIQQFLATSTAIMAALLLTIMQCYRLLGVGQKTLSNRDRWLLHYPFSIYLAWISVATIVNVSILLYETGWNGWGIAAPIWTSIMMGIAALHAGAVYQQRHDRAYVLVVIWALIALVVRYLALPLIVGSGIIFSLGLLGLLFLDIVKGDRQYDL; from the coding sequence ATGTCACTGCCTTCTGTATCCTATTTATCGAAAAGGCCCCTAGCGATCGCCACACTAATCGCCACCTTTGGCGCGATCGGGGCTAATTTTTGGTTTAATCGCTTTCCGCCCCAAGGCAAAACGATCGCAGAGTTAGCTAACACAACCTATGCTGATGTGCTATTTATTCCAGCTAGCTATGCCTTTGCCATTTGGGGGCTGATTTACTGTGGGTTAATTGCTTTCAGTTTTTATCAGTTGAAGCTTTCCCAGTTAAAGCTATCCCAGCGCTATGAATTCGTCTTTCAAGCCAGACCTTGGCTGATTCTTGCCTGCATCCTGCAAAGTCTTTGGGTTTACACCTTTATTCAACAATTTTTAGCAACTTCTACTGCGATCATGGCTGCATTGCTTTTAACCATTATGCAGTGTTATCGGCTTTTGGGCGTTGGACAAAAAACATTGTCAAATCGCGATCGCTGGCTGCTACATTACCCTTTCAGCATTTATCTAGCTTGGATTAGTGTGGCTACGATCGTCAATGTTTCTATTCTTTTGTATGAAACAGGGTGGAATGGCTGGGGGATAGCTGCCCCTATCTGGACTAGCATCATGATGGGGATTGCGGCACTGCATGCTGGGGCTGTCTACCAGCAGCGCCACGATCGGGCCTATGTCTTAGTGGTGATTTGGGCCTTAATTGCTTTAGTTGTGCGCTATTTGGCATTACCGCTGATTGTTGGGAGCGGCATCATATTCAGTCTAGGTTTGCTAGGGTTACTGTTTCTAGACATTGTGAAAGGAGACCGTCAATACGATCTTTAA
- a CDS encoding zinc ABC transporter substrate-binding protein has protein sequence MHYPRLLRSRVEITPSSDRSTGFSTGLASFRQVGSVLAMVAGATTLGLLTGCTGTQSPNAPTNAPNTTVNAPGNPAGNPASLNVVATTSVLCDLTQRIARSSDKPTVNLNCLVKAGQDPHTYQPNPADRKAIEDADIIFYGGYGFEPDLVQLVKAAPNSITKLAVHELAVPKPLQGGHHHHGDGHDSHSDQPENAAEGKSAEKEEPAGAEEADPHVWHNAQNGIQMVKVIETALAKADPSNAALYAKNAKTIADRLTKVDGWIKTSIATIPANARKLITTHDALGYYSAAYGIPVEGALQGISTDEQATPTQVKSLVDAVKAAQVPSIFAEKTVNPALIQTVARDAGVKVADRALFADGVGEAGSGAETYEEMLMANTKTIVTGLGGTLTDLKLP, from the coding sequence ATGCATTATCCTCGCTTGCTACGGTCTCGAGTTGAGATCACCCCATCCTCCGATCGTTCCACAGGCTTCTCCACAGGACTTGCGTCTTTCCGCCAGGTCGGATCGGTATTGGCAATGGTTGCTGGGGCCACCACCCTCGGTTTGCTAACGGGTTGCACGGGCACTCAATCCCCCAACGCACCCACCAATGCCCCTAACACCACCGTCAATGCCCCAGGCAATCCAGCAGGCAATCCAGCGTCTCTCAACGTTGTCGCGACGACCAGTGTGCTCTGCGACTTAACCCAACGGATTGCCCGATCTTCAGATAAACCCACAGTTAACCTCAATTGTTTAGTCAAAGCAGGACAGGATCCCCATACCTATCAGCCCAATCCCGCCGATCGAAAAGCCATTGAAGATGCAGACATTATTTTCTACGGGGGGTATGGCTTTGAACCCGACCTTGTGCAGTTGGTCAAAGCCGCACCCAATTCGATTACAAAACTTGCCGTCCACGAACTAGCAGTCCCTAAACCCTTACAGGGAGGGCATCATCACCACGGCGATGGGCACGATAGCCATAGTGATCAACCAGAGAACGCCGCTGAGGGCAAATCCGCAGAAAAAGAAGAACCGGCGGGCGCAGAAGAAGCCGATCCCCATGTTTGGCACAATGCACAAAACGGCATTCAAATGGTGAAAGTCATTGAAACAGCCCTCGCCAAAGCTGATCCTAGCAATGCTGCCCTCTATGCCAAAAATGCGAAAACCATCGCCGATCGCTTAACCAAGGTCGATGGCTGGATCAAAACCTCGATCGCCACAATTCCCGCCAATGCCCGTAAATTGATTACGACTCACGATGCTTTGGGGTACTATTCCGCAGCCTATGGGATCCCAGTGGAAGGCGCGCTCCAAGGCATCAGCACCGATGAACAAGCCACTCCCACCCAAGTAAAAAGCTTAGTTGATGCAGTCAAAGCCGCCCAAGTTCCCAGCATTTTCGCAGAAAAAACCGTAAACCCAGCGCTGATCCAGACCGTAGCCCGCGACGCTGGAGTCAAAGTCGCCGATCGGGCACTCTTTGCCGATGGGGTAGGAGAGGCAGGGTCTGGTGCAGAAACCTATGAAGAGATGCTAATGGCCAATACTAAAACGATCGTAACAGGGCTAGGAGGAACCCTTACAGACCTGAAGCTTCCCTAA
- a CDS encoding CapA family protein, with the protein MNRCVTLAFVGDIRLGAGIQQDLCWRSSVSFWDGALPIFQQAQAVFANLEGEIEATVPTVSEVTLATGNSFPSETDFSAPATQLLQAANIQFVSLANNHTLDWTHQRLGNTMQSLDAAQIAYAGAGTTATRAALPIRLNIASLETGILAYSGRETPSLQPHSGEKQQEKQQEKQDKNQHPERSNKNHLQNHSYVNTITLPKIRSNIHQETLNHTKEKQLGEWEYTSAKMDQKNGKTAQSIHGKNQELLNRSTDQPSLKEPPAPTDFPHSTLNHIEQTIKRLRNEGVELIILSIHWGPSLEISPSKEFRSLAHRLIDLGVDILHGHGTHIFQAVEVYHRKLILYNTGDILSDAPIDPRIRNDWSFIFLVDLDREGIQRLRMVPVHLHYANIELAKHEVFDAICHRMQSLCAEFQTEAIRTQEGLVVDVCHPSKHCLYVS; encoded by the coding sequence ATGAATCGCTGTGTAACATTGGCATTTGTGGGGGATATTCGCCTCGGGGCAGGTATTCAGCAAGATTTATGCTGGCGATCGAGTGTTTCGTTTTGGGACGGTGCATTACCCATTTTCCAACAAGCGCAAGCGGTCTTTGCCAACTTAGAAGGGGAGATTGAGGCAACGGTGCCGACTGTCTCTGAAGTGACGTTGGCAACGGGAAACTCCTTTCCATCAGAGACCGATTTCAGCGCACCCGCTACCCAACTGTTACAAGCAGCCAATATTCAATTCGTCAGTCTAGCGAATAATCACACACTCGATTGGACTCACCAGCGGCTTGGAAACACCATGCAGTCTTTGGATGCCGCCCAGATTGCCTATGCGGGAGCCGGAACAACAGCAACCCGCGCTGCGCTGCCCATCAGACTGAATATTGCCTCACTAGAAACGGGCATTTTGGCCTATAGTGGCCGGGAGACGCCTAGCTTGCAGCCACACTCCGGGGAGAAGCAACAGGAGAAGCAACAGGAGAAGCAAGATAAGAATCAGCATCCTGAAAGGTCTAATAAAAATCACCTTCAAAACCATAGCTATGTCAATACGATCACATTACCTAAGATACGATCGAACATTCATCAAGAAACACTTAACCATACAAAAGAAAAACAGTTAGGAGAATGGGAATATACTTCCGCTAAGATGGATCAGAAGAATGGAAAAACTGCACAGTCTATTCACGGGAAAAATCAAGAACTGTTGAATCGTTCAACGGATCAGCCTTCCCTCAAAGAGCCCCCTGCCCCGACAGATTTCCCCCACTCCACGCTAAATCACATCGAACAAACCATCAAACGCTTACGCAATGAGGGAGTAGAGCTGATCATCTTATCCATCCATTGGGGACCCAGCCTCGAAATCTCTCCTTCTAAGGAATTCCGATCGCTTGCCCATCGCCTCATCGATCTCGGGGTCGATATTCTCCATGGCCATGGAACACATATTTTTCAAGCCGTGGAAGTCTACCATCGCAAACTGATTCTTTACAACACGGGTGATATTCTGAGCGATGCCCCGATCGATCCCCGCATTCGCAATGATTGGTCATTTATTTTCTTAGTCGATCTCGATCGGGAAGGCATTCAACGGCTCAGAATGGTTCCAGTGCATTTGCACTATGCCAATATTGAATTAGCCAAGCATGAGGTCTTCGACGCCATCTGCCATCGGATGCAATCTCTCTGTGCTGAGTTTCAAACCGAAGCCATCCGAACCCAAGAAGGTCTAGTTGTTGATGTTTGTCACCCTAGCAAACATTGTCTCTATGTTTCGTGA
- a CDS encoding glycosyltransferase family 4 protein, which yields MRIAQIAPLWERVPPPGYGGIELVVGLLTDELVRRGHEVTLFASGDSVTLAKLDSVHPRALRLDPDVREAGIYEMLQLSQVYGRAREFDVIHSHMGCAALPYAGLVKTPTVHTLHGIFTPDNEKLFTYAKDQPYVSISNTQREPRLGLNCVATVYNGIDVDSHRFYAKPDEEPYLAFLGRISPEKGTHLAIQIAKAAGWKLKLAGKVDVVDVQYFEQDVKPLIDGKQIEYLGEADHVMKNELMGNAVATLFPITWREPFGLVMVESMAAGTPVIAFRLGSTPEVIAHGTSGFLCDTLEDCVAAIPKAAELDRAGCRNHVIQHFSVQCMTDRYEAVYQQILAERFAQNGHLHQATSLTR from the coding sequence ATGCGGATTGCTCAAATTGCTCCCCTGTGGGAAAGGGTTCCCCCCCCTGGTTATGGTGGAATCGAGCTAGTTGTGGGTTTGCTGACGGATGAACTGGTGCGACGAGGACACGAAGTCACTCTGTTTGCATCGGGTGATTCCGTCACGTTGGCCAAATTAGATTCCGTTCATCCCCGTGCCCTTCGCCTTGATCCTGATGTGCGAGAAGCAGGCATTTATGAAATGCTGCAACTGAGTCAAGTGTACGGACGCGCCCGAGAATTTGACGTGATTCATTCCCATATGGGGTGTGCAGCGCTTCCCTATGCGGGGCTGGTGAAAACGCCTACGGTTCACACTTTGCATGGTATTTTCACCCCCGATAACGAAAAGCTGTTCACCTACGCCAAAGACCAGCCCTATGTCAGCATTTCCAACACTCAACGCGAACCTCGCTTAGGATTGAACTGCGTTGCGACGGTTTATAACGGCATTGACGTGGATAGCCATCGCTTTTATGCGAAGCCTGATGAAGAGCCTTATTTGGCCTTTTTAGGTCGAATTTCTCCAGAAAAAGGGACTCATCTAGCCATTCAGATTGCTAAAGCTGCTGGCTGGAAGCTGAAGTTGGCGGGCAAGGTGGATGTGGTAGATGTCCAGTATTTTGAGCAGGACGTGAAGCCTCTGATTGATGGAAAACAGATTGAATATTTGGGTGAAGCTGATCATGTCATGAAAAATGAATTGATGGGCAATGCAGTGGCAACCCTGTTTCCCATTACCTGGCGGGAACCCTTTGGTTTGGTCATGGTGGAATCGATGGCGGCGGGAACCCCGGTGATTGCCTTCCGCCTAGGGTCTACCCCAGAGGTGATCGCCCATGGTACGAGCGGCTTCCTTTGCGATACCTTGGAGGACTGTGTTGCGGCGATTCCTAAGGCTGCGGAACTCGATCGGGCTGGCTGTCGGAATCATGTCATTCAGCATTTTAGTGTGCAATGCATGACCGATCGCTACGAAGCGGTTTACCAACAAATCCTGGCAGAGCGTTTCGCGCAGAATGGTCATCTCCATCAAGCGACAAGCTTAACTCGATAG
- a CDS encoding oxidoreductase, with translation MAPKPYHKPKLAVWKFASCDGCQLSLLDCEDELLALTDEVEVAYFPEASSAEMKGPYDLSLVEGSITTSHDAERIHQVRRVSKHLVTIGACATSGGIQALRNFKDVKEFTSIVYAQPEYINTLSKSTAIADHVFVDFELRGCPINKYQLLEVINAFLHDRKPNIPTYSVCVECKRRGNLCVMVAHGTPCLGPVTQAGCQALCPTYHRGCYGCYGPMESPNTPSLSQEWQKLGVSAVDLVRAYRSFNAYAEAFRKESDRHEP, from the coding sequence ATGGCTCCCAAACCTTACCATAAACCGAAACTAGCTGTCTGGAAGTTTGCTTCCTGCGATGGCTGCCAACTGAGCCTATTGGATTGCGAAGATGAATTGCTGGCGTTGACCGACGAGGTGGAAGTTGCCTATTTTCCAGAAGCCTCGAGTGCAGAAATGAAAGGCCCCTACGATTTGTCCTTGGTGGAAGGTTCGATTACCACGTCCCACGATGCGGAACGCATTCACCAAGTACGGCGGGTATCAAAGCACCTGGTCACGATCGGAGCCTGTGCCACATCCGGCGGCATCCAAGCGCTGCGCAATTTTAAAGATGTGAAAGAATTTACCTCGATCGTCTATGCCCAACCGGAGTACATTAATACCCTGAGTAAATCCACTGCCATTGCCGATCACGTTTTTGTGGATTTTGAATTACGGGGTTGTCCCATTAATAAATACCAGTTATTAGAAGTGATTAACGCCTTTCTCCACGATCGTAAACCCAATATTCCCACCTATAGCGTGTGCGTGGAATGTAAGCGGCGGGGGAATCTGTGCGTCATGGTCGCCCACGGAACGCCTTGCCTTGGCCCGGTCACCCAGGCTGGATGTCAAGCCCTGTGTCCCACCTATCACCGGGGCTGCTACGGCTGCTATGGCCCCATGGAAAGTCCCAATACCCCATCCCTGAGCCAAGAATGGCAAAAATTGGGGGTCAGTGCTGTGGATTTGGTGCGAGCCTACCGCAGTTTCAATGCCTATGCTGAAGCCTTCCGCAAAGAGAGCGATCGCCATGAGCCGTAA
- a CDS encoding response regulator: MKILIVEDDPLVSETLTSILSQQNYVMEVAQDGRQGLELATAFTYDLIVLDIMLPKMDGITLCRQLRSQNIQTPLMLLTARDSSHDKAVGLDAGADDYMVKPFDNEELVARVRALMRRSGEASQPILCWGDLHLDPGSCEVRYADRLIPVTPKEYALLELFLRNPKRVFSCSSILDHLWSYEEAPGEEAVRTHIKGLRQKLKKSQIPSEVIETVYGIGYRLKPWEATNLTSAEPTPPSPSMLQTQAAVQKIWEQSQPRIREQMTTIKQAIAALEKNKLTEEVLNQAIQNAHTLAGSLGMFGFSQGSTLAQQLERLLKQYQSDPHMVLAKSLRPLFKALQQILQGPVDRPLASPTVMPACPDAADKLEEDESMVILVISQDTQLPEALAAEATHLPSRIKIQRSGRLQTARKHLYQHAPQAIVLDLEHAAEYATCLTFLTELHEQAPSIPVVVLAAHHDLQERLEVMRSGARAFLPKPTSAQDVMKAITQVLNHVEKLKSHVLVVDDDPSVLSVVQNLLQPWGFRVTTLQNPQQFWQILESDTPDILILDVMMPGVNGIELCQTVRNDPHWSDLPILFLTAHKDAETINQVYSSGGDDFVSKPIIGPELVTRVVNRLERIKLLQRRYPKGSPN; encoded by the coding sequence ATGAAAATTCTCATTGTTGAGGACGATCCGCTAGTATCCGAAACACTGACTTCCATCCTTAGCCAACAGAACTATGTCATGGAGGTTGCCCAGGATGGCCGACAGGGGTTAGAACTGGCAACGGCATTCACCTATGACTTGATTGTGCTAGACATTATGCTGCCCAAAATGGATGGCATTACCCTATGTCGCCAGTTGCGATCGCAGAACATTCAAACCCCCCTCATGCTTTTGACGGCGCGGGATAGTAGTCATGACAAAGCCGTGGGGCTCGATGCCGGGGCCGATGACTACATGGTGAAGCCCTTTGATAACGAAGAATTGGTCGCGCGGGTGCGGGCTTTGATGCGGCGATCGGGGGAGGCGAGTCAACCCATTCTCTGTTGGGGTGATTTACATTTGGATCCGGGTAGTTGTGAAGTGCGCTATGCCGATCGGCTAATTCCTGTAACGCCCAAGGAATATGCGTTATTAGAATTATTTTTACGCAATCCCAAACGGGTCTTTAGTTGCAGCTCCATTCTGGATCACCTGTGGTCCTATGAAGAAGCACCGGGTGAAGAAGCGGTGAGAACCCACATTAAAGGACTGCGCCAAAAGCTGAAAAAGAGCCAAATTCCCAGCGAGGTGATTGAAACCGTCTATGGCATTGGCTATCGGCTCAAGCCCTGGGAAGCAACCAATTTAACGAGTGCCGAGCCAACCCCGCCGTCTCCCTCGATGCTGCAAACCCAAGCGGCAGTCCAGAAAATTTGGGAACAATCGCAACCCCGCATTCGGGAACAAATGACCACGATTAAGCAGGCGATCGCGGCCCTAGAGAAAAACAAACTCACTGAAGAAGTTCTGAATCAAGCGATTCAGAATGCGCACACCTTGGCGGGATCCTTGGGAATGTTTGGCTTTTCTCAGGGATCGACCCTCGCCCAGCAACTGGAACGCTTGTTGAAACAATACCAGAGCGATCCCCACATGGTTTTGGCGAAATCCCTGCGTCCATTGTTCAAAGCCTTGCAACAGATTCTCCAGGGGCCGGTCGATCGCCCGCTTGCTTCCCCGACGGTAATGCCCGCCTGCCCAGATGCGGCGGACAAACTTGAGGAAGATGAATCCATGGTGATTTTGGTGATCAGTCAGGATACACAGTTACCCGAGGCCCTGGCTGCGGAAGCTACGCATTTACCTTCCCGCATCAAAATCCAGCGCTCCGGTCGGTTACAGACGGCTCGCAAGCACCTTTACCAACATGCGCCCCAGGCGATCGTCCTAGATTTGGAGCATGCTGCGGAATATGCCACCTGTCTGACCTTTTTAACGGAATTACACGAACAAGCCCCTTCCATTCCCGTTGTCGTCTTAGCTGCACACCATGATCTCCAGGAGCGGCTAGAAGTGATGCGATCGGGGGCACGGGCCTTTCTGCCCAAACCAACCTCGGCCCAGGATGTGATGAAAGCCATCACCCAGGTCTTGAATCATGTCGAAAAATTAAAGTCTCACGTTCTGGTGGTGGATGATGACCCCAGTGTTTTATCTGTTGTGCAAAATTTGTTGCAGCCCTGGGGATTTCGGGTGACTACGTTACAAAATCCTCAACAATTCTGGCAGATTCTGGAATCGGATACGCCGGATATTCTGATTCTGGATGTGATGATGCCGGGGGTTAATGGTATTGAATTGTGTCAAACCGTGCGCAATGACCCCCATTGGAGCGATTTACCGATCCTGTTTTTGACCGCTCACAAAGATGCGGAGACCATTAATCAGGTCTATAGTTCCGGTGGAGATGACTTTGTCAGCAAACCGATTATTGGCCCCGAGTTAGTCACGCGGGTGGTCAATCGCCTAGAACGCATTAAACTGCTGCAACGACGATATCCCAAAGGATCGCCAAATTAG